The following coding sequences lie in one Silene latifolia isolate original U9 population chromosome 5, ASM4854445v1, whole genome shotgun sequence genomic window:
- the LOC141656081 gene encoding uncharacterized protein LOC141656081, with the protein MQALTQVLANQQNAQPAPPTHEANRQGSYAWIASQLARNKAKTYGGEVDPVALSEWFRDMEKNLSLFDAREEDKVRLASHFLVKEADRWWTLTGPTATQDPNFDWNRFKSLVETRFYPKELKQQRLKEFMDFKQGKLSIQAYTDKFNELAHYASKFVKDEEDRVYFYKNKLNPKVESMVRRNSTTFVEVYDDAIWAESSLKAIEEESKPHSSSHSYRPDFHGKRPFVPSTSNYANKRRFVPRIQDHGGQEPRAQEPRGQAHTSTNRLKKDRKCYHCRQALHPGIGCYGKPLTCFHCAKPGHRAVDCPEKKDAPTPNARPRGTIFVMSRAEAAAHPDIITGEDFEDPEGNSFIIDHSLEY; encoded by the coding sequence atgcaagccctcacccaagtgcttgctaatcaacaaaatgctcaacccgctccccctacacatgaagccaaccgtcaaggaagttatgcttggattgcaagtcaactagcaaggaacaaggctaagacctatggtggtgaagtggatcccgttgctctctcggagtggtttcgtgatatggagaagaacttatctctctttgatgcccgagaggaggacaaggtgaggttagcctctcactttcttgtgaaggaagccgataggtggtggactttgaccggtcctaccgctactcaagaccccaactttgattggaaccgcttcaagtcacttgtggagacccgcttctaccctaaggagctcaagcaacaaaggttgaaggagttcatggacttcaagcaagggaagctatcaattcaagcctacaccgacaagtttaatgaacttgctcattatgcctccaagttcgtgaaagatgaagaggatcgtgtctacttctacaagaacaagttgaatcctaaggtggaaagcatggtgagaagaaacTCAACTACGTTTGTGGAAGtttatgatgatgctatttgggccgaaagctctttgaaggccattgaagaagaatccaagccccactcctcttctcattcttaccgtCCTGACTTTCATGGCAAAAGACCATTTGTAccttctacttccaactatgctaacaagaggaggtttgtgccaaggatacaagaccatggaggacaagaacCAAGAGCTCAAGAACCAAGAGGACAAGCTCACACCTCAACTAATAGGCTTAAGAaagaccgtaagtgctaccattgtaggcaagctctacaccccggaattggatgctatggcaagcccttgacttgctttcattgtgcgaagcccggacatcgtgccgtggattgccccgagaagaaggatgctcctactccaaatgctaggccaagaggaaccatctttgtcatgagtcgagccgaagccgccgctcatcccgatatcattacgg